The proteins below come from a single Bactrocera dorsalis isolate Fly_Bdor chromosome 5, ASM2337382v1, whole genome shotgun sequence genomic window:
- the LOC105228000 gene encoding uncharacterized protein KIAA1143 homolog, with protein MSGKRNISYVKPQDPSFLAKLKSQIGYKEGPSLETKRQKVDFDDNSSDSDREEEKPQIVVLQSGDLTAEEVQKEEARIAKEAAEAKADLSKPIVFQKRKETQSINSEELTSAGSSKSNNHSSNTSQTSKKVEGRKEKSNKGESKSLKNKKNNQKSKLSFDVDEEEDDDV; from the exons ATGTCTGGGAAGCGTAATATATCGTACGTTAAACCACAAGATCCCAGTTTTCTAGCCAAGTTAAAGTCACAAATCGGATATAAAGAAGGGCCATCTTTGGAAACCAAG CGTCAAAAAGTTGATTTCGACGACAATAGCTCAGATAGCGACCGCGAAGAGGAGAAGCCCCAAATCGTTGTTTTGCAGAGTGGAGATTTGACAGCTGAAGAAGTGCAGAAAGAGGAAGCTCGAATCGCAAAAG AAGCAGCGGAGGCAAAAGCCGATCTCAGTAAGCCAATAGTGTTCCAGAAGCGAAAAGAAACTCAGAGTATAAACTCCGAAGAATTGACAAGTGCCGGCAGCTCAAAATCCAATAATCATAGTTCCAATACCtctcaaacaagcaaaaaagtCGAAGGTAGAAAGGAAAAATCAAACAAAGGCGAATCCAAGTCACTTAAAAATAAGAAGAACAACCAAAAAAGCAAGCTATCGTTTGACGTCGACGAGGAGGAAGACGACGACGTATAA